A segment of the Daphnia pulex isolate KAP4 chromosome 10, ASM2113471v1 genome:
AAACAGCCAGACTACATctaaaaatattgacagaaacaacaaatgttaggaaaagttgaaattgagaCAGAGAGGGTaatccaaatttttaaagatttttaatgGATGAATAAATTGAATGAAGGTTTCCATGTAATTTACTGGTTTCTTGGTATAAATAGCCTCCAGTTTTTGGCAGTATGTATCAGAAATTAGTATTAAAAGACGAATCTCTTACTTACTTTCGTACATAACgtaaaatgattatttctgCAGTAAAAGCTATTGCATTATTGcacaattaaatataaaaccagactatttttcattttgataagcaccgaaatgaaataacttgcagAAGTGAACCCACGCTAAGATAAATTCATATAAACATCAGCATATctaacttgaatttttcaggTTTTTCAGGTTCAGATAGCAGCCAATATTCGCGAATAAAATCTTAAAGGACAAAATTTGTTCAACCGTTTGCTGAGCAAGAATTGGATGTGTTAAATTCGCTGCAAGCACCATCAGTTAAGGTAGGCACTGTTCCGTATACATACGTATAGTTACCAATCAATTAGTCGGTAGTTATAAACCATAATAAAGAAAGGTGTAACTCGTTTTCATAGGTTAAAATAAATCTATTTCCAATTTTGTTAAAGATGGTAAACGccatcgaagaagaaaaatttttctttaagggACAAAATTAAGGATGTAAAAAGGAGTTTACTAAAGGAAGTTTTGCGTATGTGTATGCTGgatattttaacaaaaaaaggattaGTTTCGACCAGGGCATTGGCGGcagagcaaaaaaaataatcagaaaagaaGCTCTAATAAGAAGACTTCTGAAAGCTGATTGTTTTGACGACTGGAAAACTATGgtaacgaaatttaaaaaatccaataatAAAGATAAATATTTCGACCGGAAAATTATCCCGCAAATTTTTGCTCACGAGGACAAAGATGAATGGAGGTAAGAAAATAACCGTATATAATCTGTAATAGTataataaatttgattatGCCGAACGTCTATAAGATCCACTGATTTAAAaagtattaaatttttttctaaaggtATTTTGCCTTGGAGCCATACATTTCCACTTTGTACGATTACTGCCGCTGTGATGGACAGTACAAGGGACCAACGTTGCTCAGCAAATCTCAAGTCATTGATCAAATGATCAGCGGAATCAAGTATCTGCATAACTTAGAGTATCCACACGGGGATCTTAATCCGCTCAACATTATCATTTCTCGAGACGGGCGAATAAAACTATCCGATTTCGGATTGTCGAAACTTAGTTATACCAAATCAAACCAACCCGATAATCTCTCGATTCAAATTCCGGAGATCTGTCGAAGGAAATACTGGCTGAAATAGACTTCAGGGAAAGATAGTAAGCGCAACCATGAAATTGTGAACAgcgaaaatctaaatttttcctACAAAAGAGGGTGGCTTTTTCGCTCTGGGATGCTTGAttgtttatttccttttaaCGGGTGTGCATCCGTTTGGTGATGATATTCAAGCCATCGAATATAATATGAAGAACAACAATCCAATCAActtggaaagaaaatgaccAGAACGTTTAATATTCTTTATGTATGTTACATACTACTGTAttacttaaaataattcatatcTATCTATTAACCAGAATTGAACGAGGATCATAACAAGCCGTTTCAATCTGCACTCGACAATATGATACGACAACCGGAAAATTTATCGAAATGGTGGCGCGAAGCTATCAAACAATTTGAAGAGACGCTATTACGTATagtcattcatttatttttcttatccatcaatcaattgatttgtttttgattggatTGTTCGGAATGTAACACTTTGCCGGAAGTGTCTACCGGTAACATACCAAAATATGAGGAAATAAACGACACCTGAGAATAAGGTGTTAACCCAATGGACTTTTCTTTCACACTGATTTATTTCTAGCACAAAAGTGGGCGGATTACACACTTGGGGTAAGGGTACAATGGTAACAACGGGGCCACCTAACGGGGGCCCCGAAGGAAATAATCGTTAAGATGACGCGGCAAGCGACTCCGACGGCCAGATCTTGAAATAGGGTGTTGGGGTGTCAATACATTCCCTACATGGACAGTAAAAGTATacaatgataaaaaaatggcgaaggGTCGTTCGGTAAAGTATATAAAGGAAAATACCAGGGGGGTCAGGTTGCTgtcaaagaaattgaaattaaaaaagacaaaacaagaaaaagtttaaccgaaagagaaattgaggaaaataaaaaattggatcacgaaaatgtgttgaaattgTTTCGGTTTACTTCTGAAGATAAGTATATGTATGACAAATTAATCatgataatttattttttatgtaataaaaataattaccattAAATCTTATTGGATACAGATAAATGGTCCCGGAATTGTGCGCTGGGACCCTAACAGACTTTTGCGATGATGCCGCTAGTAGCGGCATAGGTCCCTTGTATCTATCTAGCGGCCCGCTTGAATGCTTGATGACATAGTTTTATATCAAATCGTCAATGGATTGCATTAAATTCACTCCCGAAATTTGGTCCATCGCGATGTAAAACCGGATAATATCCTCATTTCCAAAACTACGCCGGTCCAAATGAAGTTGTCCGATCTAGGTTTGGctaagaagaaaaccaaagaaGGCTGTTTTTCGCAGAGTGCTATCAGGGGAACTCCTTTATGGATGGCACCTGAAAAGTTGGAAGATTTTGACTCAATGTCTGTGACTCTTGATGAAGAAACAGTCCAAACGGACACGTTTTCAACAGGTTGTGTATTCTTCTACTTTCTAACTCGTCGATGGCACCCATTcaataagaagaaggaaattgtGAATGAGAAACATGCCGAGcttgtaaaaaataacatgATTACCAACAATCCGGTGAAGCTTGTAAGCAAAAAAGgtaaatgttgtttttattggcGATCAGCATCTTGGCATCTTTAATTGCCATTATTTTTGCCGCAGGTgatttgtatgtatgtatgtaaagTTTATTTATATAGCACACTTATCATGCAAGCATGTTACAAATGACGCTGAAGTACAGTCATCGGTTATTGGAACAAAAAATCTCATTGGGAAAATGCGATACGGAGGAGGTGGGTCTTTAGTTTCGATTTGAAAGAGCAGAGGGTTGTCGAGCTAGTGATGGTGGGTGGGAGAGAATTGAGAAGTGTAGgaccaagaaaagagaaggatCTTTGGCCGTATGATACAAGACGGGCGTGGGGGACCAGGAGGGAGGTAGTGCTAGAGGAGCTTAAGGATCGTGCTGGGGTGTATgcggaaagaagagaagagagatagaCCGGTGCGAGTGGGGGACGTTGTTATGCACTAACATTTTGACTACTCTGAATACAAGATCTACTATATAACCTCCTGGTAATTTCCTTGGAATGTGTTAGAACACGAAGAAAGTGTCAAGATTCGCAAGGAAACGTGCTGTTGGATTGTCAAAATTGTTGGAAACTACAAAAGAAGCCAGTTTTCAAACTGTTGTTGAGCAGCCGATACGTTTTCCAGTTACAAGGTAATATGCACTAATTTGGACAAATACAGGTCGGGACTTTCAAATTACATtgtaaacttttttaattacgTGCACAGAAATAAAGAGGTAGAAAACACCACTATCACAGATGATGCAGTCCAACTACTGCAGATTAATGTTGGGAACTAGGATAACATAATCAAGTCTCATAGTTCTGGTAATATTCTTGAAATTACTGAGCCTTCAGAAACTACCGATAGTGGTGTGAATAGTGCCAATCACGTTCAGCATATTtctagcaaaaaaaaattttgaaaaaaacttgccTTATTATCTGTAATGAAAAGACTTTCTCTAAGCGCCCTTGGAGCAATTGCTAAGTAAATAGTAGCACTGGGTCACAAGATACCGATAGACCTAAGGACTTTACTCCAAACAACCAATGCTCCAATAAATAGCAAGTAATTCTatcatttctctttgaaaaaagGTTCTTGGCAAAGTTGAAGAAAGGCTTGGTTGACCGACTTACTATCAAAATCCATATTAAGATTGATGGTACTAGTgacttcaaaatgaattccgTCGACCTATGACCAATACTATGTCGCGTAACCAATTCACTTGATTTTTTGCCTTTTATGGTAAGCCTTTTTGCTGGTAAAGGAAAACCttcaaatttggaaaaatttctcCGACCATTTCTTACTGAACTGATCCAACTGCAAAGTGAAGGTTCAGAATTTGAAGGCAAAGTTTATGCAGTCGAAATAACTTCTTTCGTCTGTGACGCTCCTGCTAGACAATTTCTAAAGGCTATTACTGGGCATGGGGGCTATAGTGGATGCGATCGTTGCAGCCAAAACCAGTGTATTTGATCTAGTCTATCACTGCCTTACTTTCCCAGAGTTAGACGATGTTTTTCTTCGAACAGACGCCACTTTCCGCAATCAGGTAAACAAGAACCACCACAAAGGAAGGAGTCCACTGCTGATCAACCTGATATCGAGTTTCCCTTTGGACTACATGcatcttgtttttattggGGTTTTTAAACGGTTGCTGACGATTTGAACAGGATGCTGGAGCTAGAAGCATTTTAAACATCGACTTAGCACATGGAAGAATTTTCAACTGGAGCAAAGATATCTAGGATTCGTCTGTCGTATCCAGAAGAATTTCATAGAATTACTACTACACTGAAATATCCCAATCAGCTAAAAGCCAACGAACTgcgtaaaatttttcttcatattggACCAGTAATCTTCAAGGGAATTTTATAAACAGAAAAGTAAAcccattttttgtattaacaGTTGGAAATTCGTATTCTCTGCTCTAGTATACGTTGTCTAAAACCTACTCTTAATTGGCTCAAGattttttgcaatattttgcttttcaatttggaGAAATTTATAGCAAGAACCACCTCATTCACAATGTTCATTCACTCATTCATTTAGTTGATGACTTGAGATCGATGGCTCACTTAATTCATTTTTGCTCTGCTTTTCCATATGAAACTTTCTGGGGTCACGTGAAGATGCTCGTGAGATCCCCGAACAAAGTGCTCACACAAATCGTAAAGAGAATatctgaacttgaaaaagtaTCTAAGATGGAAACAACGATCAAAAATGTATTCTTAACCATAAGAGTCCAGTAGCTTCACTGAAAACACTCAAGCATCATGTAAAACCTGATACAAAGAAagactcttttttcctttgcgACACTGGAATGGTTGTCAAAATTATGAGTTTCTTCAACAC
Coding sequences within it:
- the LOC124206023 gene encoding cAMP-dependent protein kinase catalytic subunit PRKX-like, with the translated sequence MVTKFKKSNNKDKYFDRKIIPQIFAHEDKDEWRYFALEPYISTLYDYCRCDGQYKGPTLLSKSQVIDQMISGIKYLHNLEYPHGDLNPLNIIISRDGRIKLSDFGLSKLSYTKSNQPDNLSIQIPEICRRKYWLK